The following are encoded in a window of Spartobacteria bacterium genomic DNA:
- a CDS encoding iron-sulfur cluster assembly scaffold protein has protein sequence MNEPDAYNTYFGRMNDPTGFASIRGLCGDEMEFYLYINKDVIEDVRFYTDGCSNTRSSAHAVARRAIGKPVNEALFINAGEIIQSGECEPAEGRHCAILAVSTFYRAVAEYLLKP, from the coding sequence ATGAATGAACCCGATGCGTATAATACCTATTTCGGCCGTATGAATGATCCAACGGGATTTGCATCTATCCGTGGGTTATGCGGCGACGAAATGGAGTTCTACCTCTATATAAATAAAGATGTGATCGAAGACGTTCGCTTTTATACCGATGGCTGTTCCAATACCCGGTCCAGCGCCCATGCCGTCGCAAGACGCGCCATCGGCAAGCCGGTCAACGAGGCCCTGTTCATTAACGCCGGTGAAATCATTCAGTCCGGCGAATGCGAACCCGCCGAGGGACGCCACTGCGCCATTTTAGCCGTGAGCACCTTTTACCGTGCCGTTGCCGAATATTTGCTCAAACCCTAA
- a CDS encoding CvpA family protein, giving the protein MEQLQAYNYIDIVAAIALMIGMVQGLRRGLSGELARFIAICVAVGCGWYFYHPLGTKLLHQSNMDEQEAYAAAFFLCLIGGFLLMLVIRLLLGHIMEVSFKGPFDRIMGVLAGMLRMGLYCTAIIFFIGLLPNDYLHGVVSESLSGQLVSRYAPEWYLKVRTYVPILPELPEDIVPATGEDAVPDEDAVYESAHRVEELKGEVEDDTARDDRTDQD; this is encoded by the coding sequence ATGGAACAGTTACAGGCGTATAATTATATTGATATTGTGGCGGCCATTGCGCTGATGATCGGAATGGTGCAGGGGCTTCGGCGCGGTTTGTCGGGGGAGCTGGCCCGCTTCATTGCCATTTGTGTGGCGGTGGGCTGCGGTTGGTATTTCTATCATCCGCTGGGCACAAAGCTGCTGCATCAGTCCAATATGGATGAGCAGGAAGCCTATGCGGCGGCCTTTTTCCTCTGTCTGATCGGCGGATTTCTGCTGATGCTGGTGATTCGGCTGCTGTTGGGACATATCATGGAGGTCTCCTTTAAAGGACCGTTTGACCGTATTATGGGGGTGCTGGCGGGCATGTTGCGCATGGGACTGTACTGCACGGCGATTATTTTTTTCATAGGCCTGCTGCCCAACGATTACCTGCATGGGGTGGTCAGTGAATCGCTCAGCGGCCAGCTGGTGAGCCGGTATGCGCCGGAATGGTATTTGAAGGTACGTACCTATGTTCCGATTTTGCCGGAACTGCCAGAGGACATCGTGCCGGCAACAGGGGAGGATGCGGTTCCGGATGAAGATGCGGTGTATGAAAGTGCGCATCGGGTGGAAGAGCTGAAAGGGGAGGTGGAGGATGATACCGCAAGAGACGATAGAACTGATCAGGACTAA
- a CDS encoding aspartate-semialdehyde dehydrogenase: MKKFNVCVVGAGAVGREMVKLLTKRNFPAENITILARSEREQEIDGVTYQVKETTADAFEGMDFAFFAGTEGEKGASQVYGWEAVKRGCIVIDNGDDFRMDDRVKLVIPEVNGDELKHHNGFIANPNCSTIIALMALAPIHKAAGIRRMVACTYQAVSGSGAAAIDELAGQVRAWAEDKPMENSVYPHPIAFNVIAQIGGEKEAGYTSEEMKLKQETHKILGDSSIRVCTTCVRVPVFNGHAEALHIELNNPLSPDEARTLLAGAPGVKVVDDLAKSQFPMPISASGTYDVEVGRIRNDDSVDNGLALFVSGDNLWKGAAQNAVQIAEKIIELR, translated from the coding sequence ATGAAAAAATTCAACGTATGCGTTGTCGGCGCGGGTGCCGTCGGCAGAGAAATGGTTAAACTACTTACTAAACGCAATTTCCCCGCTGAAAACATCACGATTTTAGCTCGCAGCGAGCGGGAACAGGAAATTGACGGCGTGACCTATCAGGTCAAAGAAACCACGGCCGACGCATTTGAAGGAATGGATTTCGCTTTTTTTGCTGGTACCGAAGGCGAAAAAGGAGCTTCGCAGGTCTACGGATGGGAAGCCGTCAAACGCGGCTGCATCGTCATTGACAATGGCGATGATTTCCGCATGGACGACCGCGTTAAACTCGTCATTCCCGAAGTCAACGGCGACGAACTGAAACATCACAACGGCTTCATTGCCAACCCAAACTGCTCCACCATCATCGCGCTGATGGCCCTGGCCCCCATTCATAAAGCCGCCGGCATCCGACGCATGGTCGCCTGCACCTACCAGGCGGTCTCCGGCAGCGGTGCCGCCGCCATCGACGAACTGGCCGGGCAGGTACGCGCATGGGCGGAAGATAAACCCATGGAAAACAGCGTCTACCCCCACCCCATCGCCTTCAATGTCATCGCACAGATCGGCGGCGAAAAAGAAGCCGGGTACACCAGCGAAGAAATGAAATTAAAGCAGGAAACCCATAAGATTCTGGGCGACAGCTCCATTCGCGTCTGCACCACCTGCGTGCGTGTTCCCGTCTTCAACGGCCATGCCGAAGCACTGCACATCGAACTGAACAACCCGCTGTCCCCAGACGAAGCCCGCACATTACTGGCTGGAGCACCCGGCGTAAAAGTAGTCGATGATTTAGCCAAATCCCAGTTCCCCATGCCCATATCAGCCAGCGGAACATACGATGTGGAAGTAGGACGTATTCGCAACGATGACAGTGTTGATAACGGCCTCGCGCTTTTCGTATCCGGCGACAACCTCTGGAAAGGGGCCGCACAAAACGCCGTTCAGATCGCTGAAAAGATCATCGAGCTGCGTTAA
- a CDS encoding tetratricopeptide repeat protein: MNGTKSQRAGWTWMLPGFFVLLLLGIRTVSGSQIWLHLAAGRSLFDGGLYGSYPLAGAALPDASWVNGTWLLDGLLFICWKMGGTLLLSLVKLVSVLGAYILLLPVVKKWAGAMSISLALMVCAWMTSTFYGLMPLLYVLWLPALFIRLLAGTDGEEHSWPKIALLAAFQVLWVNLHPSFVLGPVIVFLYLIQCYVSGAPRSRNQKTAMIRLATVLLATLVNPYFAGVYRPVVMLVVNPQSYCLTDQIAPFGGRAVFAWSRGMLYLSLMIAALGLLFQRDKLPLALTGLAVVGAFSALRMAFFAPACALLMFPFLCLSVQATGEAVRRFVEARWSGFSPSAMLSGVFTVLVLLSMWAVTTNAFYIRTGMLSSFGLGLSRGGYPSSGVISLIQGADFPPVYANDLYDGGYLSFFAPEKPALVTQQASVFPDPFYDRYVRALSGEQWPLFAKETGTGAVVLNMIYPYSLRMAQHFLSRGWAMAYFDGTSAIFMPRTPQNAAFLNDNDRRKSGLVLVDEAMDAYRIRRSSFIHPPIPARLVAAANLLMAQGQFDKAVAIYTQLVKGTPRLRMAWEYLGRCRLNMGEIELAVYALEQNVLLDASLAGSWLWLGRAYELAGRKSDADAAYDEARKRDTKKADEFIAAMQSHEKETNQ; encoded by the coding sequence CGCTCGTTGTTCGATGGCGGATTATATGGTTCCTATCCTCTGGCCGGCGCTGCGTTACCTGACGCGTCCTGGGTGAATGGAACATGGCTACTTGACGGACTGTTATTCATCTGCTGGAAGATGGGGGGCACCCTATTGCTTTCCCTCGTGAAGCTTGTCAGTGTGCTGGGAGCCTATATCCTTCTGCTGCCTGTGGTCAAAAAATGGGCCGGCGCGATGAGTATTTCGCTGGCACTGATGGTGTGCGCGTGGATGACGTCGACGTTTTACGGGTTGATGCCGCTCTTGTATGTATTGTGGCTGCCTGCGCTGTTTATCCGGTTGCTTGCAGGGACAGACGGTGAAGAACACAGCTGGCCGAAAATCGCCTTGCTGGCGGCCTTTCAGGTGCTGTGGGTAAACCTTCATCCATCCTTTGTTCTGGGGCCGGTCATTGTTTTTCTATATCTGATTCAATGTTATGTGTCGGGCGCCCCCCGCAGCAGGAACCAGAAGACGGCGATGATTCGTTTGGCTACGGTTCTCCTTGCCACATTGGTGAATCCCTATTTTGCGGGAGTCTATCGGCCGGTGGTGATGCTTGTGGTGAATCCGCAGAGCTACTGTCTTACGGATCAGATTGCTCCTTTTGGTGGCAGAGCTGTGTTTGCATGGAGTCGAGGCATGCTCTATCTGTCTCTGATGATCGCAGCACTGGGACTGCTTTTCCAGCGGGATAAGTTGCCGCTGGCTTTGACGGGACTGGCTGTGGTCGGGGCCTTCAGTGCGCTGCGCATGGCGTTCTTTGCGCCGGCGTGTGCACTGTTGATGTTTCCGTTCCTCTGTCTGAGTGTACAGGCGACGGGCGAGGCGGTGCGTCGCTTTGTAGAAGCCCGCTGGTCCGGTTTTTCTCCGTCTGCAATGCTGTCGGGTGTATTCACTGTGCTGGTGCTTCTTTCGATGTGGGCTGTGACGACGAATGCCTTTTATATCCGAACCGGTATGTTGTCTTCTTTTGGATTGGGTTTATCCCGGGGGGGATATCCCTCTTCCGGCGTGATATCGCTGATTCAGGGAGCGGACTTTCCCCCGGTATATGCCAACGATTTATATGACGGCGGCTATTTGTCGTTTTTTGCTCCGGAGAAACCGGCACTGGTTACACAGCAGGCCAGCGTGTTTCCTGATCCATTCTATGATCGCTATGTGCGGGCGCTCTCTGGTGAACAGTGGCCGCTGTTTGCCAAGGAAACGGGAACAGGTGCGGTGGTGCTCAATATGATTTATCCTTATTCCCTTCGCATGGCGCAGCACTTTCTGAGTCGCGGATGGGCGATGGCGTATTTCGATGGAACCAGTGCCATCTTTATGCCCCGCACGCCGCAGAATGCGGCATTTCTGAACGATAATGACCGGCGCAAAAGCGGGTTGGTTTTGGTGGACGAGGCCATGGACGCCTATCGCATCCGTCGCAGCTCTTTTATTCATCCGCCCATACCCGCCCGACTCGTGGCCGCCGCCAATCTGCTTATGGCTCAGGGACAGTTCGACAAGGCCGTCGCCATCTATACGCAATTGGTCAAGGGCACGCCCCGCCTGCGTATGGCCTGGGAATATCTGGGTCGCTGTCGCCTGAATATGGGCGAAATCGAGCTGGCGGTCTATGCGCTCGAGCAGAATGTGCTTCTTGATGCTTCATTGGCCGGCAGTTGGCTGTGGCTGGGACGCGCCTATGAGTTGGCGGGTAGGAAATCCGATGCCGATGCTGCCTATGATGAAGCCCGTAAACGGGATACAAAAAAAGCTGATGAATTTATTGCGGCCATGCAGTCGCATGAAAAGGAGACCAACCAATGA